The Elgaria multicarinata webbii isolate HBS135686 ecotype San Diego chromosome 13, rElgMul1.1.pri, whole genome shotgun sequence region CTGGCATTCCATCGCAGCCGCTGTCCTGCAGATCCGCGCTTTCAGCTGACGGATCCACAGGACGCGTATATGAAGCAGGGTTTCCGTAGATGCAATGCTGAATCATCtcccgctgcccccaccccacccccggtcggTGTGTTCCTTAAGGAGAGAGTGTGGGCTTTTTGCCTACAAGTCTTTTTGCCGGCGGCCCGGAGGGTGTGCCGAGGTTCGGCCGCGCTTGCAGATTCAACAGAGCTTCTGTTTTGTTGCGCCGCCGGCCGAGACGACCTTGGATGAATTGAGCAGGTGCGTTTTCTGCACGGCTGCTTTCTAGCCACAAGTTCCTGTGCCGAACGAAGCCTGCAAGTCCCTGGGAATCAGGCTGCGTTTGTGGGCTTCACAGTGTGTTCAGGGAGTCTGCTTTGTGCGTGCTCAGAGGGATACTTATAATAATTAATGTCACACCTTCTGGGATTGAAGACTAGTCGGGGGACTCGGCCAGGCTCAAAAGTACTTGCACTCGTCACAGGTCGTCGCCTTTGTTCATACCATCTACCTAGGAAAGTGGCCAGACGGGCAGGGAGTCCTCcgcccatcctcctcctctcactgtGAACCCCTGTTCACCTCTCCCATCTGGCATAATTTGACCCGGCTCTCCAGGAGATCCTCTCCCACCAGGGCAGATGAAAATCTCTCTTCAACAGGAAAGATTCACCACCTCGGGActggctcccctcccccaggaaaaaaaaagccatACTGGGTCTAGAACCACTGCACACGATTTATAGCGGCTTCATCCCGGCCTGGCGAGAGCAGAACAGCAGCGGTGGTGGGAGCAGAGGAGAGAAACCGGATCTGCTTCAGGTCTGCTCGGATCCTTTCCCGTGGGATTGCAAGGACCTCGCAGGACAGTATTAATTTTGCTCTTTGCgtttccccttccctccaacCGCATGTCACCCTCCCACTCTATCTGGCCCCCTGCGGCCGTGCCTGCCAGCTGGTGTCTGGtagcccccccatcccccccttcGCCCCGAGTCCGCAGAAGAACACGCCTGGAAGCTGCCGACGCTGCCCCCGTGCCTTCGTCACTTTACTACCTGCTCTAAACGTTTGTTACTGTTGTGTCTGGAAAAGTGTTTAAATTATAGAATCGTGAACTATTTATACTAAAGAGACAGTTTTCACACCACAGCCTCCCCGCTAAATGTTGGTGGTGGGTGGGCCGTGGAGGGAAGAGGCGGAGCTTGTAAAGCCTAAATGCCGGTGATGATGGATGCGCTCAGCAAATGGACAGAGCTCACTTCtgcaaaaaaaatcaaaccatGAGACAACTAAAGTGTAAATAGTCATTTCTGTGTCACCTGTGAAAACTTGGGAGTTGCTTGTGAAAATGCCTTCATGCGTCTTCCCCCGGGCCCCACTTCTGTGCCCTCTTCTCTCTCAATGCTTTGGTTTTGCTTTCAGCCTGCAGCCTTTTAAGGGTTCCCTCCCAAGATAGCAGTCCGACAAAGAACATGGAATAGTTCAACTTTATTCATCTCTAAAGAGGGAGTTTCCTTAAACTCGCATTGCCACAAATGTACAGTGTTCTCATGCATCCAGCCAAATGTACCTTattacattggggggggggggagttaaaaatAAATACGGGGGGAGGTGAAGCAGGAGACCCAAGAGGAAGATAGTgcaaaaactttaaaaactacCCCGTTTTGCTCCCTTCGAGCCAAATCTTTTTCTGTGCACTTTTGTCTTGGAAACAGGCACACACGAAATGGTTTGCTTTCGGACAGGTAGGGAGCAAAGATTTATCTCCTGTCTGGGGGGAAGCGGAGGTGCAATAAGATTTGCCGCTAAACACCACAATTCCAAATAAATTACGAAGAACCTTGTGTGTGCCGGAAGTGGGGGAGAGATTGGTGCTGCCACCAGGTGTCAGATGTGTAGTCGTGCAGGTATCACTCAAATGTTGGTGGCGCAATAAGTGCGTCCCCATGGCCACCACCAAGTGAGCTCAGGCGAGTGGCTTTTTAACCTTATCCAAGGTCACGCTTAGGCCTTATAGCAGAAATGGGAATGGCCTGGCTTGGCTCTCAGGAGAGGCTGCCCTAGCCCAGCAAATTCCTGGCCCTCAGCCTGTCTTGGAGGCACTGGGCATAGCCAGTGCTGTGCGTGCCTGCTCTGAGCCAAACCATCCACTGACGCTGAGGAGACAGGGGCCACGTCCCCCCAAACAGCAGGGTCCTTgtcaccctcctcctcctgtggaAGCTGCAGTTCCTGGGGATCCAACGGGCAGGCCAGAATTCAGGTCCAGTGGCGATTGCAGTTGTCCTTGCCCATCAGCCGTGCCTCCATTCTATCAAACTCCCTGGGGGCACCTGGAGCAAAGAGGCCGTAGGTCATCAGAGCAGAAGTCTTTAGGGGAGTCTCCTGGCTGGCCGGAAACAGAGGTGAGCGGAAGTAGAGATCTTTGCCGCAGCAGAAACGGCCCTCCAACAAAACAACTGGGGGCAAGGTGCAGCCCTGAAGGAGGCCCTGTTCACGCGTTGCCTGGGACCCTGCAGCGGGCACCTTCACTGTCCAATGTGCATGGCGAATCGTGGGTTAGAGCTGGTGCGTTTTCTTCCCAGCTTGGGGTAGGGGAGGGAAGTCAAGTAGAAAGGAGGGGTGGTTCTGGAAGGCACCTGAGAGAGGCGGGATTTAAAGGGTGAAACACGGAGGGTGTCAGGACTCACGGAGTCTGAGGGTGCTAGGAGGCAGGGTTCCAAGATGTTTTCCTCGACTCTAGCTGGCGCACTCTGCACAAGCCAAGAGGAGGGCGGGGATGGCCGAAAGGTCCTGGAGTCGGGCTGGATGTTCTAGTTGCTCACCTCCTCGAGGAAAGCCTCCCTCAGAGCACGTGTAGCTACCAATAGTATGAGGCGGGGGGCTGCTGCCGGGGAGGCCGGGGAAAGCAGCTGCAGGAGCTGTCGGGGGGACGGGAAAGGGGAGCCCTGAGTAATGGCTGGGCAAGAAGCCGGAGGCAAGGCTGAGCCCTGCAGGCTGCAGCAGGAGTGGGAAGGGTCCCCTTCGCGGCTGGGGCACGGGGACTTGGGCGTTCACGCCTCTGGGCCCAAGAGGCCTCCAGGGTAACAGGCCTCTGGTAACGGGAGGTGTCCCAAACGCCCGGCAAGGGTTCACCAGGCAACTGCAGGCGGCCGCCACGCCCAGCTGCCCTCTCCCCCGGCAGCATTCAAACCACGTCCACCGGGCTCCGGCTGGAGGCCTCCGGTACCAATCCGCCAGTGCACAGGAGCAGGTATCCCACCTTGACAATGCAGGGCCTATGGACCTGTGAAGGAAGGACACAGACCGGTCAAGATGCAGGCGGAGCCGGAAATACAGGCTGGGGAGAGAAGGCTCAGCCGACCCTTGCTGCTGGAGCGACCAGGGGCCAGAACTTGCCTTGAAGATCGACCATCCCAGGTGCCGTCTCTGCTGTGCCCCACTGCAGGAACTCCGCCTGAGCCCTAGGAGAGccccagccagctgaagcaggccCCCCGTCGCCCAGAACTGCTGCTAGCCAGAGGGGGCCTCTGTCTGGATTGAAATTGGAAGCATACGCGGTCCCACCTGGAAGAGGTTGCTTTCAGGTCTGTAAGAGCAGTCTCTCCCTGACTTGGTTCCCTTAGCTAATCTAGGTGTGggcgatgggaattgtagtccacatctacggaggaggggggaagacaccaggtcagggaaagccatcttagggtggattcctgcattgagcagggggttggactctatggccttgtaggccccttccaactctgctattctatgattctatgatctaagagCCCTTGTACGTAGGAATGCAGCCCTGTcttttctctgcccccaccccacctgccggCTCCCGTGTTTCTGAGTACGGGCACTGATTTGGGTGTCTTCCAAATCCAGAGCAAAGGTGTGCAGAGCCAGAGAGGCCCGGGGCTCCTTTCTGCCTTTTGCATTCAATCATTTCCTGCTACAAGCACCTGCTGGGCAGGCCACGTTTCACTGGGTTGGTTCAATTGAGTCCTTGCTGTAACGCtgcaggaggggtgggggtgggggtggtcacaGCTGAATACTCGCCCTTAAAATAAAACCCCTggacacgcacatacacacacacacacagcatgcttGGAAGATGGCTGGACTTGTTCTCCCCGGCTCACTGCTTTTCTTCATGTGTGAACAAAGCTGCCGTGATGGAAGCCAGTGGGAAGGCAGAGAAGCCAGAACAGTCCGCCGTGCAGAGGCGGACCTCAGAGGAGCCCATTGTACGTGTCTCCTGGCATGCGTGTGCTGGGAATTACTGGAGCAGAGAGCACACGGGACTAGCCAGGCCTACGTTCGGACTCGTAAGACAGCGGCGGCTTGTATATGGCATGTCCTTAATGTGAGGACACGATCCCCTAGACTTCGGTTTATTCCCGGATCGTGGGCCGCAAGAAAGAAGCGGAGCAAATAATTGAAAGCAACACTCTTCCCTGGGAGAAATCCGTCCGCTGTGTCACTGTCATTTGCTGCTctggcacctctccaccgtgcctgggtccagctccagctgagagccccctccctcctgctaccaactgtctctgcagaggccaccagtgagggaggaagcagcagccaggcacctctccaccgtgcctgggtccagctccagctgagagccctctccctcctgctgtcccctgtaactgctgaactttgcaactaagatcgtagtgcctgagtttgctttccttttccccctcctcctcctcctccctcccaatcccctttccttttgtgtcatgtcttttagattgtaagcctgtgggcagggactgtcaagaaatacttttgtaagccgccgtgagagcctttttgggctgaatggcagcataaaaatcctcaaataaataaataaaataaacctcatCTCTGCGTGGGGCAGAACCAGGCCCTCGATGGCTGTCGGTCAGGAGCGGTGCGCATGGGTGTGTGCGAAGGAACGCCGTGAGAGACagtgccggggaggggggggcctGGGGCCGGCCAAAGCAAGCACCAGCACCGTGTGCTCAGGAGAGCAGAgccagaggggagggagaggtgtGCCCGTGGGCGCATGCGCGCAAAGGGACGGCAGCCGACGTACCCTGGAAAAGAGCAGCAAGTGCCGGTACAGAGGTACCACAAGCGGGTATTCACAGAGCCGAGATGCCATGGTGCCGCCTTGCTGGAAAGAGAAAGCAGAGGTCACGGTCAGCCGGGATGCGCACCAGgcaacgggggcgggggggggggctgtgtgtgTATCCCGGGCAGGTGTGACCCAGCAGCAACCCCACAGCAGCTATTCGTGGCGTGGGATTTTAGCACCTCTTTgaaacaagtttctagtcctctctCTGATCTCTTCCCATCCCTCTTCTCCTGCCTGTCGCTCTATCGTTTTGTTTCTACAGTGAATTTGAATCATACCACCGAATGGCAGAAGGAAAAGTTGCACGGGAGTTACTTAAATAAGGTTCAGGGACGAGTCTGGCTGTGGAAATGGAGGCACAGAACTCCCAGAcacgctccccccctccccagacagagGCATGTAAACCCACAGCGTCAGTAGGGTGGAGCAAGCagcgcctccccccccctcccactgtcCCAGCTTCCTGCGCAGCTCTGCCGgccgccccccccctcctttgcccagAAGGGAGCCCTACCCTGGGTGCCCCCTTTCTCCACCATGTGGTCTGGCACCCTGCAGAATCAGGCTTACATCAACCGGGCGCTCCACGCGGCACAAGTAAGGTTGGGAGTGGTTGGGGGGCCAGCAGGAGCTCCACCCCAGAGCAgctggaaggaaaagagagacgTGGGGCCGAGTTGCCTTGGGGCGACGGAGGGGAAAGAGGACGACGCGTGCAGGAAAGCCAGGCGTCCACGCGCATGCCGGTTATGCCACAGGTGTGCCGGGCAACGAAGCACACCACGCCGACGCCACGCTGTGCACGTCGCGTGCAAACGCTTACCTCTATGCACGTAGGCcggcttctcccccaccccaccccataagcCCAGCGGCGGCCAAATGTCACACACCATAACGTCTCGAGTGCCATTAACTAGCTATGCATGTGCTGCTCCCAACGGGCAAGGGTTTGAAGGAGGAGGATCCAGGGAGCGCGGCAGGGACCACACACGTACACACGGCCAGCAGCTTCCCACGCCCAGGCAGAAACATGAAGGGGAATGGAGGAAGGCTAGGAGAATGAGAACACGCTTCCTCTCCCGCCAACTGGCTGCTTCTCCCCTTTACCTATCCGAGATGACTCTTCTGCGCTGGGCTTCAACCAGGTGAGGCAGGGGccgtcctctccccaccccacagcctgGCAGAAACGGGCTGAGCTTGTAGACACACGCACGCAGCCCCCAGCGCTGCAAGCTTCCAGAAACCACCTGTTCCACGTCGCCCTCTCTTGTCAGAGGGTGACCGAGAGACACTCGGCTTCTCTGCCAGGAGTGTCCCGATGGTTTAACACCAACTCAAAGGCGCGGTACAATCGTTTCCAGGCTGAGTTCGACACCCCCGCCGGCTGCCTCGCCCCAGGCCCCGATCCACACCCAGCAGCAGCCTTCGCTCTCAAGAGATTATGGAGAGAAGAGCAGGGGATGTTCATGCATTCCACAAGCCTCACCCCGAGTCCCCCGTATTTTAGCCAAACCACACACACCTCCGCGCAGAGCCTTCTCCAAAAGAGCTGCTTAAGGGACCGGCACGTCTTTTAAGGGGGGTGCCCCCCCACACACGCACCCCTGTTAATCCACACTCCAGTCTGGAGGTGCAAGAACATGCATTCCTCTATAACAGAGACGGGCAGGAGGATCTACTGGTACGTCTCATCGGCCAGGATTTCTGCCTCCCAGTTGTTTTAAccgcagcagcaacaaaatcacTCCGAATTGTCCCCACGACCAAATGCGTGGAAAGATTCCACCAAACTCAGTTCCGTCCTGGTACTCGAAACTAAATTCTGGGGCTCAGGATTCCTTAATTCTAAATGAATGTCTTTTGCGCCTGGCTCCGCCTGGTGGATTTCAGGATTTTAGTAGCAAAAACCACAGTAAATGCTGCAAGAACTGACATCTGCCCTCCCTTactctgtaacacacacacacagacacacactcctGCACCCTTCTATAAACCGGACTGGGAAGGGTCACGGGGCAGGAGCTGCCCCTGCGGCGGACACTCGCCTTCCTCACCCATCGTCTTCATCCCTTCCATCTGCTCCTCCAAGCGTTTGATTTGCGCTTCCAGTTGAACGTTGCGGCTCTCGGCTTCCTTTAGTTGGCTGGGTGGGGAAAGACGAGACAAAACGGGTTTTGTTGCTGGGAAagtgagagtggggggggggagagagaggcccTTCCCCTTCCTCGCTGCCCCCAAATGACTCAGCTCTTCACTTGCTCAGAGCGAAAAGCGATGCTCACGGAACAACCCTCTCTCCAGTTCAAAACTTCGCACTCCATGGGAGAATCGCGGCTTTGGAAAGGCACAGAGGGGTCACTGGGAGGAGGCGTTCGAGCCGTGAAGTCCtcgcttcaccaccaccaccccacacaccaaCTGACTTAACGCACCATCCTGTgcacgtttaggcagaaaaacgtcctacaacttccacagcaatgctgggagttgtaggacgttttttcctgtctaaacatacaagGCGTGTGACTTGGCTTCCTGCCACAAAACACCCTGCGTGTATCTGCTCTGCCTGCCCTGcaaggacagccttcctcaacctggggcgctccagatgtgttggactacaactcccagaatgccccagccagctggctggggcattctgggagatgcagtccaacacatctggagcgccccaggttgaggaaggctgggctggaGAAACTTGGGATGTctcataaggacatcagaagagccctgatgctggatcagaccaagggtccatctagtccagcactctgttcacacaaccatcagccagggatgaacaagcaggacatcctgcaacagcaccctcccacccatgttccccagcaactgatgcacacaggattactgcctcggatactggagttagcacacaaccctcagggctagtagccctggatagccttcgcctctagtctggagaaaaggagaccgAGGGGAGACACATTTGCAGTGCTCGAGTACATAAAAGGGTGCTGCAGGATAgacggtcaagaactattttccaccgCCACAGAAAGCTGGACCCGAAATAACGGGTCTACGTtgcagctacctagatttcgatgaaatgtaaggaaaaacttcctgatggtaagatctgtacgaGTGTGGAACAATCAGTCTATggtggttgtgggttctccatctctggatgTTTttcagaagaggctggacagccacctctccgAGAATCACAGCTTCTACGAGAGGGGGCTGTCGTCCAGGCTCTCGTTCGTGGACAGTTTAATGGGTTTTCCAGCACGTTGCAGAGGGTTGGGATCCCTGCCAACTCAACCATTCTAGGATTCTACGACTCCTTTAGCAATGCACCTCCTCCCTCTACTTTGGGGCTCACTGAGGTCTGGAttgcatggatggatggattggggGCGTTTAGGGGGTGGCAGGAGCCGCTGAGTCAAATAAGTGGCCTCTTTTAGGCCTTTCCAACCGGGACTCCCAACCAGCTCCATCGCTCTCCCCTGGACGCGTCCCAATCTGGCACCGGTCAGAGGGGGGCGTTGCCAAGGGGACGATTATGgctgggggggacgggacgggacgggacgcaGCTGCCCTCTCACCTGGCGAAGGTCTGGTTGGCCACCTTGACCACGCTGAGCTCTTGACGCAGCGTCTCctggctcctcagctcctcctcaaaCGCCGACTGCAGCTCCAGGAAAGTGGCAAGATCCAACTTCTGTCCGTCGGGCAGTTTGCACGCCTGGCCGAGAACAGAAGGGGCTTCTGTGTAGCAGCcggagaagggaggaaggacgGACTCCTCTCCCCGCCGCTGGCTCTCGGCACCCCCTCCTCCACGCCCCCCACCTACCAGCTCCTCGGGGGGCTCTTGGGGTATCTGCTCccccgacgaggcccgcctggtgcaaTCCACCTCCATGGTGATGTCCCCGCGGCCTCTTTCCTCGGGCTCATTCTGTCTGAGAGAAAGGGAGATTCTCACGGACCCCGGACCTGCGCCTGACCTGCAGCTTCCTGGCCTCCTCTAGAGCACAGGTGAGCAGAAGGGGCACCtagcacaggggtgcagaaccccaggATCGGGGGGGCAAAATTGGCCCACCTGTGTTTCTTATTTGGCCCTCCGGGGGTCTCCAGAAGGCCCCGCCTGCTTTtccagttgtttgatgtttccacagcttcccccccccccattttaaaaggttgaaatgctccccTAATGCTTCACTTatgggcagtaagagctttaagcaaggATAGGCTGGCATTTGGGGCCTGCCCCGTTCACCCAtggccctgcccacccctggaatgcaacACAGACGCACCAAGAATTAAAATacgcctccctgcctccctcgcCCTCCTCCCCCGGAAACACATGGGAGAGGGGTCGGAGTACGTGGTGGGTTATACATGACTTCTAGACATGCTCAGGGGTCCCCTCCCCAGAGAGCCTGCAGATACGGAGGGAAAACAGCCCTAGCAAATGCACGTCAAAGGAAACGCCAGGATCCCAGGGCTGGAATTGACCTTTGACACTGATGCTGGGCTTCCCTTTCAAATCCCACCCCACCCGGCACCCAAAGGGCTTCTTACTTCACTGCTGTGTAGGTGTAGGAATATCCCACGAAGGGCAGGTGGATTCCCAGGGGCGAGCTCTCCAGCACATCCGAGAGGGTCTCCTAGGAGAGGGAGGTACAAGCGCATGGAATTTGGGGTCGGTTCTAATCAGAGCCGCAGCGTGGTGCTTTCCTGACAATGCCGCAGTGGCTGCAGCCCCTTTGGAACAGATGCAGCTGTCCCCTGCCATGGAGATGGGCGCGGGCAGACTACACCTGTGACATTTCTGCCCGTTATTGAGCTGTTAAAGGTTCAGGGGAAATGGCAGGTGGCAACCCTGCCTGTGAACCATGGAGTTCTCCACCTTACTAAAATCCCCTCTTTGCCCTGCACAACTGCAGGAGAGGCAGTGATTGCGTGCTAGGGTGCACTCTCCCTCCATGCGGGGGTCGGAGGTGCAAGGCAAGCCCTCCCCCGAGTCCTCTGCGACGGACAGGGGGCTCTCGGCAGATGCACACGCGGCGTGCGGGTCCTCAAAGCTTCCCTTGAGGAATTGAGGGAGCCGCACGTTAAGGCCCCAAAGGTTCACGCTAAGCTGGTGCGctgcagatgtgtcagactacaactcccagcaggccccagccagagggtgccaggttggggaatctGCTCTATTGCTTCCGGCGTAAGgggaaatgcaaaagaaaaatccGAAAGCTGCCCTTTCCTTCAGGCAATGAGCAAGTCACTTTTGCGGATGGAACCGTTAAGTCGCAACGCTTGCTTTGGTAACTTCAAAAGACATCTCTCCTGAGGTTTTAGGAAGGTGCagttttatttaaacagaaattattattactattattgttattattattattatttcttacccacctctccctctggatcgaggcagggaacaacattaaatacgatataatacataaaactggctAAAAGAGCCAGGTAAATGCCAAACCAACTCGAAATCTCATCGATTAGGCTGGCCGATTTAATTAGGCCCACAGGGAGGATGCACAACCCTGGCAACAGAagtaaaaggaaaaacaaaacccagtctCCTTAGGCAAACAGCCTACTCCGGGAGAGGCTCGGAGCGTGGCaacgaggaacagggccttttcagtggtggcccccagactctggaacgatctccctgacgaggctcgcctggcaccaacgctgctatctttccggcgccgagttaagactttcctctttgcccaggcatatggcggcacatcttaatcacccacatgtttagttttttaacagtttttaatgctttatgtgtgtatgttctgtgttttagaattttaaattttgtatgctcgtttttatcttaattttagaatttctgtaaaccgcccagagagccctggctatgggagcggtatataagtgcaaccaataaataaaaataaataaataaaattctagaACATGCCTTTGCAGCACCCTGGGTTTCCGCGACAGATCGTGAGGAGTTCCCTCTGGGGTCAGTTCAATACGGAAAGAGGTTCTCCAAAGGCAGAGAAGGTTTGGAAACCACTCAGTGCAAAGGCAGGCTGTGATTACAGGTGGATCAGcattgagggggaggggaaggtatagggaggagaaaataaaaaggcacgTACCcctcccccgctcaccatgtcagTGAGACAGTCCTCCACCACGTCAAAGTTGCAGGTGTCGGTGGCGTTGGCAAATTCGGGCACGAACGCCGGCGTGCAATCCCGCAAGCTCTCCCAGTCCACGCCTACGAAGAAGGGGTGTTCCTGGAAGTCCCGGAGGCCGTTCCGTCCCAGCCGGGTCTCTCGGGGGCAGATCAGCCCTTCGATTAAGGCCTGAGCTTCTGGCGGGACGTCTGGCGCCGACAGAGGGAACTGGAAATGCTccttgggaaataataataataataataataataataataataataataataatatatttcttactcgcctctccgattggatcgaggcagggaacaacaacaagcagaaaatacataaaatactgattaaaaacatagtttacactattaaaaaaacatcctaaacgcatcgctcggggggggggggtcacataaCTAGTTAGCATGCCAGAGTCTCGTTCGTTATCGGAATTAACCAGACAAATTGCTCCACCAACTAAGAACGGCGATGCACCACCACCCACAGAATTGAGGAAGAGTTATCAATCTGTCAATCCTTTCCATTTCCCCATTTCAAATGAATTTGAAAAAGGGCACAGAGGGCGAAATGGTGATCAGAGACATTATCCCAACTATGGAGTCAggcaagagcagccttccccaagagcCGCCTCCAGACGGGTCATACCATGAATTAATTTAATCACACttattaaatgcctcataaaataaACGTCTCTCGGCGTTTTACAAGGATGgtaaaaatacaaacagaatcACAATAAAATCAACGATACGGAACTAATAAATGTGCCTATGCAGCAAtaatcggagccaccggcctccactggatAGCGGTGTGGGCGCCAGGCGAACTTCCCTTGGGAGAGCATTCCGTAACTGTGGGGCCACCGCTGAAAAAGCCCTGTCTCTTCTTGCCACCCCTCCAAGCCTCAGAATGAGGGGGGACTTGAAGGGCTTCTGCAGATGACCTTAAAATAGGGGCCGGTACATATAGCTGGATAGGAAACCCAGGTGGGCCGGAACTGCCCCCTGTGCTAGGCGATCTTTCTGCGCACCCCTACTCTAAAGGAGGCC contains the following coding sequences:
- the DMPK gene encoding myotonin-protein kinase isoform X1 produces the protein MEFLQWAEPVTNRLKELRLQREDFEILKVIGRGAFSEVAVVKQKRTSQVYAMKIMNKWDMLKRGEVSCFREERDVLVNGDKRWITQLHFAFQDENYLYLVMDYYVGGDLLTLLSKFGDRIPMEMARFYLAEMVMAIDSIHRMGYVHRDIKPDNILLDRCGHIRLGDFGSCLKLREDGTVCSTVAVGTPDYLSPEILQAVEDGAHSYGTECDWWSLGVFAYEMFFGHTPFFADSVVETYGKIIHFKEHFQFPLSAPDVPPEAQALIEGLICPRETRLGRNGLRDFQEHPFFVGVDWESLRDCTPAFVPEFANATDTCNFDVVEDCLTDMVSGGGETLSDVLESSPLGIHLPFVGYSYTYTAVKQNEPEERGRGDITMEVDCTRRASSGEQIPQEPPEELACKLPDGQKLDLATFLELQSAFEEELRSQETLRQELSVVKVANQTFASQLKEAESRNVQLEAQIKRLEEQMEGMKTMGEEGGTMASRLCEYPLVVPLYRHLLLFSRVHRPCIVKVGYLLLCTGGLVPEASSRSPVDVV
- the DMPK gene encoding myotonin-protein kinase isoform X2 codes for the protein MEFLQWAEPVTNRLKELRLQREDFEILKVIGRGAFSEVAVVKQKRTSQVYAMKIMNKWDMLKRGEVSCFREERDVLVNGDKRWITQLHFAFQDENYLYLVMDYYVGGDLLTLLSKFGDRIPMEMARFYLAEMVMAIDSIHRMGYVHRDIKPDNILLDRCGHIRLGDFGSCLKLREDGTVCSTVAVGTPDYLSPEILQAVEDGAHSYGTECDWWSLGVFAYEMFFGHTPFFADSVVETYGKIIHFKEHFQFPLSAPDVPPEAQALIEGLICPRETRLGRNGLRDFQEHPFFVGVDWESLRDCTPAFVPEFANATDTCNFDVVEDCLTDMVSGGGETLSDVLESSPLGIHLPFVGYSYTYTAVKQNEPEERGRGDITMEVDCTRRASSGEQIPQEPPEELACKLPDGQKLDLATFLELQSAFEEELRSQETLRQELSVVKVANQTFASQLKEAESRNVQLEAQIKRLEEQMEGMKTMGEEGERHHGISAL